In Phycisphaerales bacterium, the following are encoded in one genomic region:
- a CDS encoding FMN-binding glutamate synthase family protein — MTVRQIFFGFALAAAAYGVLCALFWAPGLWAFVILGPVLALGFFDAFQREHTILRTFPVLGHGRYLMEMIRPEIQQYFIESRLEAYPIEREVRDVVYARSKNELETNPFGSHRDMYGAGFEWAEHSIAPARVLETPPRVVFGQGQCEKPYSASLLNISAMSYGSLSPNAIRALNKGAKMGGFFHNTGEGGISPHHLEHGGDLVWQIGTGYFGCRNTDGTFNAEIFRKNATKETVRMIELKLSQGAKPGHGGVLPGSKVTKEIAEIRGLEPGKTVLSPPGHTAFDTPVELLEFIAKLRELSGGKPVGFKLCVGRYDEFYAICKAMVATGLRPDFITVDGGEGGTGAAPLEFSNSIGMPAHDAWIFVHNALVGVGLRDQIKVIASGKIMTGFHVLRALALGADACNSARGMMFALGCIQALRCNTNRCPTGVATTDPRLAKGLVVPDKAERVKRFHQNTVKGFLELLAALGLDDPAELRPNHVNRRIGDTMIANYHDLYDWDEPGVLLTVEGAPADQTEASMNGRAAAWKRADKDHWAYPMHARPAAVDPKAGQDETPVETTR, encoded by the coding sequence ATGACCGTGCGGCAGATCTTCTTCGGGTTCGCGCTGGCCGCCGCGGCCTACGGCGTGCTCTGCGCGTTGTTCTGGGCGCCGGGGCTCTGGGCGTTCGTCATCCTCGGGCCCGTGCTGGCGCTGGGGTTCTTCGACGCGTTCCAGCGCGAGCACACCATCCTGCGGACCTTCCCCGTGCTCGGCCACGGGCGATACCTCATGGAGATGATCCGCCCGGAGATCCAGCAGTACTTCATCGAGAGCCGGCTGGAGGCATACCCCATCGAGCGCGAGGTGCGCGACGTCGTCTACGCGCGATCCAAGAACGAGCTGGAGACCAACCCCTTCGGTTCGCACCGCGACATGTACGGCGCGGGCTTCGAGTGGGCCGAGCACTCCATCGCCCCGGCCAGGGTCCTCGAAACCCCGCCGAGGGTTGTCTTTGGCCAGGGCCAGTGCGAGAAGCCGTATTCGGCCTCGCTGCTGAACATCAGCGCCATGAGCTACGGCTCGCTGTCGCCCAACGCCATCCGCGCCCTCAACAAGGGCGCGAAGATGGGCGGCTTCTTCCACAACACCGGGGAAGGGGGCATCTCGCCGCACCACCTCGAGCACGGGGGGGACCTGGTCTGGCAGATCGGCACGGGCTACTTCGGCTGCCGGAACACCGACGGCACCTTCAACGCCGAGATCTTCCGCAAGAACGCGACCAAAGAAACCGTCCGGATGATCGAGCTCAAGCTCTCCCAGGGGGCCAAGCCCGGGCACGGCGGCGTGCTGCCGGGCAGCAAGGTGACGAAGGAAATCGCCGAGATTCGTGGACTCGAGCCGGGCAAGACGGTCCTCAGCCCCCCGGGCCACACGGCCTTCGACACGCCGGTGGAGCTGCTCGAGTTCATCGCAAAGCTCCGCGAGCTGAGCGGGGGCAAGCCGGTGGGCTTCAAGCTGTGCGTGGGCCGCTACGACGAGTTCTACGCCATCTGCAAGGCGATGGTGGCCACCGGGCTGCGTCCGGACTTCATCACGGTGGACGGCGGCGAGGGCGGGACGGGAGCCGCGCCATTGGAGTTCTCCAATTCCATCGGCATGCCGGCACACGACGCGTGGATCTTCGTGCATAATGCGCTGGTGGGTGTGGGCCTGCGAGATCAGATCAAGGTCATCGCCAGCGGCAAGATCATGACCGGCTTCCACGTGCTCCGCGCCCTGGCGCTGGGGGCCGACGCGTGCAACTCGGCGCGGGGCATGATGTTCGCCCTGGGATGCATCCAGGCGCTGCGGTGCAACACGAACCGCTGCCCCACGGGCGTGGCCACGACCGATCCGAGATTGGCCAAGGGACTGGTGGTGCCCGACAAGGCCGAGCGCGTGAAGCGCTTCCACCAGAACACGGTCAAGGGCTTCCTGGAACTGCTGGCGGCCCTGGGGCTGGACGACCCGGCGGAACTCCGGCCCAACCACGTCAACCGCCGCATCGGCGACACCATGATCGCCAACTACCACGACCTGTATGACTGGGACGAGCCGGGCGTGCTGCTCACGGTGGAGGGCGCGCCCGCCGACCAGACCGAGGCGAGCATGAACGGAAGGGCCGCGGCATGGAAGCGGGCCGACAAGGACCACTGGGCCTACCCGATGCACGCACGGCCCGCCGCGGTGGACCCCAAGGCCGGCCAGGACGAGACGCCGGTCGAGACGACGCGCTAG
- a CDS encoding GC-type dockerin domain-anchored protein: MHPATPIAVVACAMFAASAAVAEPIDPISVPINLASGPVMPDDPAAPIADKRGRVSIYETVVRVEGAGWMRIDFGPVDLAEAPAGAAPTIIRLTSLKDDAEQRLEAVHVEQWQSMSAFFNGGAVRVEVLSDPDAGASAITIDSALVQLDFTGSLTPLPDPTDSICGPTDDRQLSSDPRVARGWSAGGSANCTAWLISDCMKCVLAAGHCGFVQVHFNNPLSTPGGVPVMPHPDDQYAIDAASVQDDASGLGRDWYYAGAFANPNTGLRPHEAQGDAFDLATTIPPVTGQPIRVTGHGVTSAPVDPTWYRAQKTHVGPFVEFSGSALRYAMDTTSGNSGSPVIDDTTGLAIGIHTHGGCRETSGANGGTAITYAPLQDALNDPRGICINPCPADLTCDDDLNLFDFLEFSNRFDLGDARADLDGDGRLTILDFLEYQNMFAIGCPR, translated from the coding sequence ATGCACCCCGCGACCCCCATTGCCGTTGTGGCCTGTGCCATGTTCGCCGCCTCGGCGGCCGTTGCCGAACCCATCGATCCCATCTCGGTGCCCATCAACCTGGCCAGCGGCCCGGTCATGCCCGACGACCCCGCCGCACCCATCGCCGACAAACGCGGGCGGGTCTCGATCTATGAGACGGTCGTCCGGGTGGAAGGCGCGGGCTGGATGCGGATCGACTTTGGTCCGGTGGACCTGGCCGAGGCTCCCGCCGGCGCGGCGCCGACGATCATCCGGCTGACGTCGCTGAAGGACGACGCCGAGCAACGCCTCGAAGCGGTGCACGTCGAGCAATGGCAGTCCATGTCGGCCTTCTTCAACGGCGGTGCGGTCAGGGTCGAGGTGCTGAGCGATCCCGATGCGGGCGCCAGCGCCATCACCATCGACAGCGCGCTCGTGCAACTGGACTTCACGGGTTCGCTCACGCCTCTGCCGGATCCCACGGACAGCATCTGCGGCCCCACCGACGACCGCCAGCTTTCCAGTGACCCCCGCGTGGCCAGGGGCTGGAGCGCAGGCGGGAGCGCCAACTGCACGGCGTGGCTCATCAGCGACTGCATGAAGTGCGTGCTGGCGGCCGGGCACTGCGGCTTCGTGCAGGTGCACTTCAACAACCCCCTGTCGACCCCCGGCGGCGTGCCGGTGATGCCCCACCCCGACGATCAGTACGCCATCGACGCCGCCAGCGTGCAGGACGACGCCAGCGGGCTCGGACGCGACTGGTACTACGCGGGCGCATTCGCCAATCCGAACACCGGGCTGCGGCCGCACGAGGCGCAGGGCGACGCCTTCGATCTGGCAACCACCATCCCGCCGGTCACCGGCCAGCCCATCCGCGTCACCGGCCACGGCGTGACGAGCGCCCCGGTCGATCCGACGTGGTATCGCGCCCAGAAGACGCACGTGGGCCCCTTCGTCGAGTTCAGCGGCTCGGCCCTGCGCTACGCCATGGACACGACCAGCGGCAACAGCGGCTCGCCGGTGATCGACGACACCACCGGGCTGGCCATCGGCATCCACACCCATGGCGGCTGCCGGGAGACCAGTGGCGCCAACGGCGGCACGGCGATCACCTACGCCCCGCTGCAGGACGCATTGAACGATCCGCGTGGCATATGCATCAATCCGTGCCCGGCCGACCTGACCTGCGATGACGACCTGAACCTCTTCGACTTCCTGGAGTTCTCCAATCGCTTCGACCTGGGCGATGCGCGTGCCGACCTGGACGGCGATGGTCGCCTGACCATCCTGGACTTCCTCGAGTACCAGAACATGTTCGCCATCGGCTGCCCGCGGTAG